One window of Fimbriimonadia bacterium genomic DNA carries:
- a CDS encoding Sapep family Mn(2+)-dependent dipeptidase gives MNSPDKANRIAAWIEEHRDEMIAALREQLRIPSKEGPPSEGAPFGAECRRALDHALAVAQSGGLRTRDLGGYAGHAEFGDGKELVMALGHLDVVPEGEGWKFDPYGAQIDDGYIYARGAVDDKGPTYAALFAARAIKELGLPIRRRVRVVFGCNEESGFRCVKHYFEQEEAPTYGFAPDAEWPLIYAEKGVANITFSQRLEQGSVLRIASLQSGERPNIVPDRAVAVLVGSDTDLQVAARKLAEYWDRNVTASLRPDGICVEAVGKAAHASTPFLGDSAATRILRALHSLELPNDGPWVEALFRASDPAGTGLGIHGRDEIVGDLTSNLGILRLQDGVVTALFNIRYPVEWSGDSLIERVSHFVQASGFQVETLTDSKPLHMPLDREPVRSILAVLEEEFGEPQTPKTLGGGTYARAVPNTVAVGTHWPGDGVAHEPNERYAISSYLRAAKVYARILLQLAG, from the coding sequence GTGAACAGCCCCGACAAAGCCAACCGCATCGCAGCATGGATTGAGGAGCACCGCGACGAGATGATCGCGGCTCTCCGCGAGCAGCTCCGTATCCCCAGCAAGGAAGGCCCGCCCTCCGAGGGGGCACCGTTCGGCGCTGAGTGCCGCCGAGCTCTCGACCACGCGCTCGCCGTCGCCCAGTCCGGTGGCTTAAGAACTCGAGACCTAGGCGGCTATGCCGGACACGCTGAGTTCGGCGATGGGAAGGAACTTGTCATGGCGCTCGGACACTTGGACGTAGTGCCGGAGGGAGAGGGCTGGAAGTTCGATCCCTACGGGGCACAGATTGACGATGGTTACATCTATGCCCGAGGGGCGGTAGACGACAAAGGGCCGACGTACGCCGCCCTGTTCGCTGCTCGCGCAATCAAAGAACTGGGCCTGCCGATACGGAGGCGCGTACGTGTGGTGTTCGGATGTAACGAGGAGAGCGGATTCCGATGCGTGAAGCATTACTTCGAGCAAGAAGAAGCTCCAACATACGGGTTCGCGCCGGATGCCGAATGGCCGCTTATCTACGCCGAGAAGGGTGTAGCGAATATTACATTCTCACAACGATTGGAGCAGGGAAGTGTGCTTCGAATCGCTTCGCTTCAGTCGGGAGAACGGCCGAACATCGTCCCGGATCGAGCCGTCGCAGTATTGGTCGGCTCAGATACGGATCTTCAGGTCGCCGCGCGCAAGCTGGCGGAGTACTGGGATCGTAACGTTACAGCTTCGCTGCGTCCCGATGGCATTTGCGTCGAGGCAGTGGGCAAAGCTGCGCACGCGTCGACTCCTTTCCTCGGCGACAGCGCAGCGACGCGCATTCTCCGAGCCCTTCATTCGCTCGAACTGCCCAACGATGGACCATGGGTCGAAGCCCTGTTCCGGGCGTCGGATCCCGCTGGCACGGGCCTCGGTATTCACGGCAGGGACGAGATCGTAGGGGACCTTACTTCGAATCTGGGCATCCTGCGACTTCAGGATGGTGTGGTGACGGCCCTCTTCAACATTCGTTACCCGGTGGAGTGGAGTGGCGACTCCTTGATAGAGCGCGTCTCGCATTTCGTGCAAGCCAGCGGCTTTCAAGTAGAGACGCTCACCGACAGCAAGCCGTTGCACATGCCTCTGGACCGTGAGCCAGTGCGCAGCATCTTGGCCGTGTTGGAGGAAGAGTTCGGCGAGCCACAAACGCCGAAGACCTTGGGCGGCGGCACCTATGCCCGAGCGGTTCCCAACACGGTTGCAGTAGGAACACACTGGCCGGGCGACGGCGTAGCCCACGAGCCGAACGAGCGCTACGCCATCTCGTCCTACTTACGGGCCGCGAAGGTCTACGCCCGGATCCTGCTCCAGCTTGCTGGCTAG